The following proteins are co-located in the Phragmites australis chromosome 10, lpPhrAust1.1, whole genome shotgun sequence genome:
- the LOC133930679 gene encoding uncharacterized protein LOC133930679: MATRAAPVIACFAVFVSIVAVQVPSFLDQSAATATTAEACPLDGAVLQVMLPLAAMDALFTAVAFIYGHHLHHAADAGNRRLTGVFTFIACASVGLLQFFLFVQQPSRGVDGGAQAHALRVAAVHALPAAAAVTTFFLGVTLIYVHVGNGGGGAGSGAVAGNGPVPELAVWVLTKTTLGATLICLMAIVLALYIK; encoded by the exons ATGGCGACGCGCGCAGCTCCGGTCATCGCCTGCTTCGCCGTGTTCGTGTCGATCGTCGCCGTCCAAGTTCCATCCTTCCTCGACCAGTCGGCTGCCACCGCGACAACCGCTGAAGCTTGCCCCCTTGACGGCGCTGTACTCCAAGTCATGCTGCCGTTGGCCGCGATGGATGCCCTGTTCACCGCCGTGGCGTTCATCTACGGCCACCACCTGCACCATGCCGCTGACGCCGGCAACAGGCGCCTCACGGGGGTCTTCACCTTCATCGCATGCGCGTCTGTAGGCCTCCTCCAGTTCTTCTTGTTCGTCCAGCAGCCTTCACGCGGCGTGGACGGCGGCGCCCAAGCTCACGCGCTCCGTGTGGCTGCTGTCCATGCGTTGCCTGCTGCGGCTGCTGTGACGACGTTCTTCCTGGGCGTGACGCTCATCTACGTGCACGTCGGCAACGGCGGCGGAGGTGCTGGCAGCGGCGCGGTCGCCGGCAACGGACCGGTCCCGGAGCTCGCCGTGTGGGTCCTCACCAAGACAACACTCGGAGCTACACTCATCTGCCTGATGGCCATCGTCCTTGCCCTCTATATCAA GTAA
- the LOC133930677 gene encoding uncharacterized protein LOC133930677 isoform X1 yields MATRAAPVIACFAVFVSIVAVQVPSFLDQSATTATTAEACPLDGAVLQVMLPLAAMDALFTAVAFIYGHHLHHAADAGNRRLTGVFTFIACASVGLLQFFLFVQQPSRGVDGGAQAHALRVAAVHALPAAAAVTTFFLGVTLIYVHVGNGGGGAGSGAVAGNGPVPELAVWVLTKTTLGAALICLMAIVLALYIK; encoded by the exons ATGGCGACGCGCGCAGCTCCGGTCATCGCCTGCTTCGCCGTGTTCGTGTCGATCGTCGCCGTCCAAGTTCCATCCTTCCTCGACCAGTCGGCTACCACCGCGACAACCGCTGAAGCTTGCCCCCTCGACGGCGCTGTACTCCAAGTCATGCTGCCGTTGGCCGCGATGGATGCCCTGTTCACCGCCGTGGCGTTCATCTACGGCCACCACCTGCACCACGCCGCTGACGCCGGCAACAGGCGCCTCACGGGGGTCTTCACCTTCATCGCATGCGCGTCTGTAGGCCTCCTCCAGTTCTTCTTGTTCGTCCAGCAGCCTTCACGCGGCGTGGACGGCGGCGCCCAAGCTCACGCGCTCCGTGTGGCTGCTGTCCATGCGTTGCCTGCTGCGGCTGCTGTGACGACGTTCTTCCTGGGCGTGACGCTCATCTACGTGCACGTCGGCAACGGCGGCGGAGGTGCTGGCAGTGGCGCGGTCGCCGGCAACGGACCGGTCCCGGAGCTCGCCGTGTGGGTCCTCACCAAGACAACACTCGGAGCTGCACTCATCTGCCTGATGGCCATCGTCCTTGCCCTCTATATCAA GTAG
- the LOC133930677 gene encoding uncharacterized protein LOC133930677 isoform X2 encodes MATRAAPVIACFAVFVSIVAVQVPSFLDQSATTATTAEACPLDGAVLQVMLPLAAMDALFTAVAFIYGHHLHHAADAGNRRLTGVFTFIACASVGLLQFFLFVQQPSRGVDGGAQAHALRVAAVHALPAAAAVTTFFLGVTLIYVHVGNGGGGAGSGAVAGNGPVPELAVWVLTKTTLGAALICLMAIVLALYIK; translated from the coding sequence ATGGCGACGCGCGCAGCTCCGGTCATCGCCTGCTTCGCCGTGTTCGTGTCGATCGTCGCCGTCCAAGTTCCATCCTTCCTCGACCAGTCGGCTACCACCGCGACAACCGCTGAAGCTTGCCCCCTCGACGGCGCTGTACTCCAAGTCATGCTGCCGTTGGCCGCGATGGATGCCCTGTTCACCGCCGTGGCGTTCATCTACGGCCACCACCTGCACCACGCCGCTGACGCCGGCAACAGGCGCCTCACGGGGGTCTTCACCTTCATCGCATGCGCGTCTGTAGGCCTCCTCCAGTTCTTCTTGTTCGTCCAGCAGCCTTCACGCGGCGTGGACGGCGGCGCCCAAGCTCACGCGCTCCGTGTGGCTGCTGTCCATGCGTTGCCTGCTGCGGCTGCTGTGACGACGTTCTTCCTGGGCGTGACGCTCATCTACGTGCACGTCGGCAACGGCGGCGGAGGTGCTGGCAGTGGCGCGGTCGCCGGCAACGGACCGGTCCCGGAGCTCGCCGTGTGGGTCCTCACCAAGACAACACTCGGAGCTGCACTCATCTGCCTGATGGCCATCGTCCTTGCCCTCTATATCAAGTGA